A window of Bactrocera dorsalis isolate Fly_Bdor chromosome 4, ASM2337382v1, whole genome shotgun sequence genomic DNA:
ACTACGAACTAAAGTACTTTAGTGATAAACTTATCAAAACAGCGCAGATTATCAAATAATTGGAAAATACTTGCAACTgattacaatatatgtatgcatgattGAATATTTGTACTagcacaaatacacatatttactaGCTAGGCGTTTGTAAACAATACTAAGCATGTCAACAAGGTATCGCGtgctgcaatacatacatacatacacacgaaTATACGTAATTAGTATTTAAAGTAGTATGAGTTATcttaatggaaaattattaacaaattaattgttatgactgcatatacatacaaacatacatatatgggttTATATGTCAGGAGGAGtacattttgtaatatttcatatattggcAGCCACACTGCATTATCAGTTAATATATGATAATACGTCACTCAAAATGTGAAGATGCCCAAAAATGGCAAGCAAAAAAACTGTACAAGACAGAAAAccgtttattaaaaaaaaaataaaaagaaaaaaataaaaaaaaaataaaaataaaaataaaataaaaaaataaaaataaaaataagagaataaataataaaaataaataagaacaaataaaaaataaacttaaagatattaaaaataaaaataaatacaaaaaaaaataaaaataaaaaaggaaaaaatataaatataaaaaaataaaaataagagaataaataataaaaataaaaaaaacaatgaaaatataaatattaaaaattaaaaattaataataaatcaataaaagatataaaaaaaaatcaataacaataaaaaacatagcgaaaaaaattttaaaaaatttaatatttgaaacaaagaaatcaatgaattaaaaactaataaatataataactatAAAGCTTACTACAAATTTTTTAGAACTTTATCAGCTGAACATGTACGTTTGTATGCACTTGCGCTCGAATGCATAGCATTAAGCATCAAAAAACGGAACTTCAAAAAAAACGAGAAGTATTTTTAACTTATAACGAAGCAAGAGCGCAAATTGTATATCAAAAGCCGTCAAAACATAAAAGTGAGATTAGAAATTCCGCGCTGATGATTACGAGTATGTAGTAGCACGCGTTTTACGAGTAAGTGCTttatcacaaattttattttttatttttttcaatattttttattgttgttttatttgaccattgCTCGCCTCCATGGGACAGTACTGCCTGTGCGGTAATCGGTTTATTGCCGCCCGCCAACCGATCGTACATCCGATCGGCGCTCGCTGAACGTCTTCGCATTACCTTCGCGCACCTATAAAAATTGCTCCGCGTTGTGCTCAACAACTCAAAAGCGCTTCAGAACTTGTAAAGTGCGGATCGTAAACGATCGTACGTGAAAATATAGAATAATAAtacttcaataaataaaaactgaaaggACTTTtcttaagtgaaaaaaataataataattaaaaaaagcatttttgtgATACGTAATTAGTGATTATCCTTAAAAATGCGTCTCTTGGTGGATAAGGTAAAGACGAAAAGGATTTCTGCgattattttgacaaaaattgtgaaactaaaaaatatttttctaattttttaatcacttttagaaagtgaaataagtttaaaaaaatatgttttaaaaaaattttaataaaattaattagggatgcaaaaatatatgcatttttttaataataaaatgattttttaatttttttaatagttttagaaaaatatatatataaaaaataatcgataaatttaaaggaaatgaaatttaaagaCATTAGggatattttctacaaaaatgcATGCAacttttcatacataaaaaataaaatcggatctataaattaatataaaaaaatattgagtgaaatttttgtttttaaatttactaaaaattgttGTGtcgtcaaaattttttatgtatgtatgtatatattttcaatcgttttcgaaaaaaattgttataattgaattttttgtagcaaattgaACTCATCGATCCTTCGGAGCTCTTGCGTCCCGAACCTGCTTTTGCCGACAAATGTCCATCGAAATTCCGTGATTACAGCATTAATGAAGAAGATCCTTTGAAGGAGCGTGTACGCAGAACCTATCGCGCAATGCATCTTAATCAAACAGTGGACTTTGTCAAAGGTAAGTGGACAaaagttaacaaaaacaaattttattaaaaaaaatttaaatataaaaaaaaattaaatataaaaaaaaattttaaatataaattttttttaaatataaaattttttttaaatatgcaaaaattttaaaattgttcaaatttataaaaagcaaaaaaaaaatcagaattacaaaacacaatgcaaattaaacaaaaaattaaattttttcacaatttaaaaataaatgattttgagtaaaatttcaaaaatcatcaaataaatgccgaaattttaattagaaactAAAATGTTTAAGCATTACCTTGAAGTCCCACATTTGCACTTATTCAGCCACTCACTCACTCACGCTCTCACTCTTTCTCTCTCACACTCTTACTCCGCAGGTCGCCATGAGCGCTGGCTGAAATTCAACACCTTCCAGGCGACTGTGCGCGAAGCACTCGAGAAGCTCAACGATCTGGTTGACGAATCTGACCCCGACATTGATCTGCCGAACATCGTACACGCCTTCCAGGCGGCCGAGCGCGCACGCGAGGAATACCCCGAGCTCGATTGGCTACATCTGACCGCGCTCATACACGATCTCGGCAAAGTGATGGCTTTCTACGATGAGCCACAATGGGCTGTAGTGGGTGACACCTTCCCGGTGGGCTGTGAATGGGGCGAACACATTGTCTACCGCGCCGACAGCTTCGAAGGTAATGTCGACGGCGAGAATCCCAAATACAACACGAAATATGGCATTTATGAGCCAAACTGTGGTGTGGACAACTTGTTATTGTCCTGGGGACACGACGAATACATGTACCGCGTATTGAAACATAACAAAACGAAATTGCcacatgtggcatgcaacattaTACGCTTCCATTCGTTCTATCCATGGCACAACGGTGGCGACTACAAACATTTGGAGGCACCAGGCGATGAGGAGACCAAGAAATGGGTGCTTATATTCAAGTGAGTGCACGAGAGAACaccaaaaaagttcaaaataaaaaatataattgaaataattttactaaCATTACCTCTCTCTTCCTATCTGCGCTCTTTTGCTTACTACAGCCGCTACGACCTGTACACCAAGAGCGAGAAGGTGCCCGACATTGACGCTCTGTGGCCTTACTACCAATCGCTGATTGACAAATACTTGCCCGGTGTCTTGGAGTTCTAAGTCAAGGGCGCCGGCAGCGACTTGAGCTACTCGAATGCAAATGGCGCCAAACTCCAAAGTGACAATAAACTCAAATTGAGCTGGAGCTCTAActacatattgtacatacatgcatatacatatttaccgtACTATATACTTAATTAGActatattataattttgaaataattagtttttaagCTTTTATACGGCAAcggtacgtacatatgtacatatgtatgtacatagatattcGTATCCAGAGCTGTTAATGgacttatacatttttttatacaagcgAATGTTTTTATCACAAGCAAgaatatagtaaaaatatatgaaataaatgagCAATCAcaatttttgggtttttttaattgatcaactacatatatgtacatatgtatgtatttagaaaattttcccGGCGACTTTTTAACATTTCCATGTTTCAACAATAtggcagaaattaaaaaaaattaaaaaaaattaaaaaaaaaattaataaaaaaataaaaaaaattaaaacatacatataaaaaaaaaacaaaaaaaataaaaaaaaaataaaaaattaaattaaaaaaagtaaaaacatccaaatattaaaaaaatatatttttaaaaaaattttaagtaaaacaacaacaaaaataaaaaatttaaaaaattaaaaaaaaataactaaaaaattcaaaatcaaaaaaaaataaataaaaacaaaaacatttttcaatattaaaaatttcaataattacaaaaatatataatatgaaattaagaattaaaaaaaatattacttcaaaaaagttaagttaataaaaatgttcaaaattaaaaaaaaatttaaaaaaaattaaaaaaaagtaaaaaaaattaaaaaaaaattaaaaaagattaaaaataatttaaaaaaaattaaaaaaaaaaaaattaaaaaaaaataaaaaaaaatttaaatataaaaaaaattttaaaaaatttaaaaaaaaatttaaataaaaaaaaattaaaaataaaaaaacaattaaaaaaaaaggaaaaaaattttaaaaaggaattaaataaaaataaaaaaaattaaaaaaaaaataaaaaaattaaaaaattaaaaaaaaaatagaaaaaaattttaaaaaagaattaaataaaaataaaaaaaattaaaaaaaaaaatataaaaaaatttaaaaaagaaaatataaaacaaaatttaaaaaaattaaaaaaaaaaataacaaaaaaacatttattccagagaattataaatttatttaaatgcaatttcaCCACAAATTCTTAAGCCAGCATCACGTTTCCAGTATCGTGAATAAAATATTatcgcaaaaacaaataaaaaaaatatatttaaatatttctgcaaAGAAACGCCGATAAAAATATCTTCCTCTTAGCCTTGAGAAATTCTTGAGAAACAACGATAAGAACACACAAGTGCATTTATATAATACGCTttatttccatatacaaattGTAGCATTAACAAACAATTACACTAACAACGATATGCAACACGTGTCACATTCGACTTACATAgctaatatgaaagaaaaattcaaaataaaatgcatttgtgATAGGCTTGAGTCGCATGCCGCGCCGCGTACACAAATCGTCGGCCGCGTCACAGCGTAAGGCAGCGCAGCGCGCACCCCATGTTCGCTACCTTATCGCTCAGCGGCGCGACAAAATCCCCCCTAACGCGGCAGTTATCACTGCTGATGTCGCTCGCTAGTCTACTTTTAAGTGGCGTCGGTGTACGGCCATTGGCGGTACGTTAGCGTTCATGCTTCGTCTTCTTCCTGTCTTTGCGCGTGGGTGTCTCGTAACGGCGCTGTGTAGGCGTTTTGGAGCGGGCACGTTCACGTTCCCGTTCGCGTTCGCGCTGCTTGCCATCACGTTGTGCGCGGCGCTCGCGGTGTTCACGTTCGCGCTCACGCTCCCACTCACGATCGCGTTCCCTTCGCGCCTCCACCGAAGCGCTGCGTTGACTACGGCTTTGTCGTTTGCTAGATTGGCGTTCACGCTCATATGCATCGTCGCGCTCGTGCGCGCGCTTGCTCTTATGCTGGCGTTCATTTCGGCGGTCGGGGTCCTTATAGTCTTTGTACTCTTCAGCCAAGTTTCTGCTGTCACGGCTGTGCGCGCGTTTCTTCGATTTCTTTTTGCGACTGGCAGATTTTCGTGATTTGGATGACTTTCGACTTTTGGATTTTTTCGCCGTCTTCGAGCTAGACTTGTGTCTGCGATGCGATCGTGAGCGCTCAGTGGTAGCATCAGCGTCCGCGCTGTCATCGCTCAAATAAGTGGTCACTGAAGCGGATGCAGTTGACGTAGATGACGTACTCGATATGGACTCCGTTGAGCTGTCGCTGTCCTCTTCATCGCCCTCCGTCGATGGACTGTACGTGCGACTACGACGCCGTTGCTTCCTGGTACGCTTTGCGCTGCTTGCTGGCAGCTCGTCCGGCGAGCTATCACGTGCGCGTGAGCGTAGTTGCCGTTTACGTTCGGGGCGTTGCTTCGGTAACGTGAGGCGTGAAATGGGCTTGATTTCACCCACCAATTGTACATCGTCATCATCGGAGACTGTCACTGTGGCAGCAGGTTTACGTTTGCTGTCTTCTTTAGCAGTTTTGGCTGGATTTCTGGGCGTATGTTTGGTCGTAGCGCCGGCGATATGTGTTGTGGGTATCTCAATCAAACGCAATTTAGCCTCCTCATCCGATTTGCCATCGTCCTCGGGGCCGTACGAAGTTATCGGTATGGAATGTACAGATTCATCAGAGTCAGTGGCATTTTCTTCGGCGTTCGCGTTGGCATTGTCCATTTCGCTTGGTGAACTCTTTGCAGAGTCGGCAGTAGAGGGCGCGCCTATGTTGGGCGATTGAGAATTATTGAAATAAGATGAGCATGAAGGGAATTTCAAAATCTAACTAATTACGATGCTTCAATGacttaatttaaattcttaACTAAATGTTTATGATCACTAAAGGTAGAAGTGAAGCCAAGAGTTAAAAAATATCGCCGTAAGACGGCGCTCATTCGAATGGAAAACgatattccaatatttttatgtaaacgaCCAGTTTAGCcccacaacttttttttttaagattatttttaCTACGTTTCTTTGGTCTAAATATCTCTATGTTTCTTACAAACGAAGATTCCTAATGAatccaaaatatatatttaagccCAGTggctttaaaaaatacatacaaatcttCTAATTGTACGATTCTTTGCTCGCTAGGAGGCTTTAACGAGCCGAAGCCATACGTGCACACACATCTGACGAGCGAACAACGTTTGACGTAGAAATACTATCATTAGCCGCCGCTGGCTGGGCTGTATAATGTGCCACAGGTAGGCAGGAGGAGAGGGCTCTCTTCTGATAACAgcgaaatatattttcgaaatatgccAATTATGCAATTATAATGCTCATAAATTATTCAGCAAAAACGGTTTATGTGTTTTGCGATTGATAGGAAAGTTGCAAGAGATTTTGATGCctatattttttggatttttccaGATTTATTTGCTTCTTCAGACCTTCAAtgctttttcgattttttttatttttccccaTAAGTAGTGTCGGTGCACAAAACCGCTACTTTGCAAATGTTAAAAGTATGAAGAAGCTGTAGTGAGAGACCGAGACATTATAGAATGCGACTACAGTTTAAGTTCACACGACAGTGGGGTACAATGCCGTTAGTTCGGCAGCTTCATCGAATATGAAAAATGGATTATCTACGTTGTCATCGACCGTATCTAACTGGAGCCTCAAGAAATGTGCTGtgtcgacggggtcggaccaaggAAAAGAGTAAAGATAAGTAGGGTTGGTGGggtatgcaaagaggtggccagcgtcatgcggagac
This region includes:
- the LOC105226135 gene encoding inositol oxygenase, whose protein sequence is MRLLVDKQIELIDPSELLRPEPAFADKCPSKFRDYSINEEDPLKERVRRTYRAMHLNQTVDFVKGRHERWLKFNTFQATVREALEKLNDLVDESDPDIDLPNIVHAFQAAERAREEYPELDWLHLTALIHDLGKVMAFYDEPQWAVVGDTFPVGCEWGEHIVYRADSFEGNVDGENPKYNTKYGIYEPNCGVDNLLLSWGHDEYMYRVLKHNKTKLPHVACNIIRFHSFYPWHNGGDYKHLEAPGDEETKKWVLIFNRYDLYTKSEKVPDIDALWPYYQSLIDKYLPGVLEF